In Helicobacter ibis, a genomic segment contains:
- a CDS encoding restriction endonuclease subunit S: MFEIFTGRDVIIGRTELGNIPLVSHQNTDNGVVKYIKKLNDRHIFDYRYTIYLADRGVFYASTQFENFHIGTRVKALVFKDKNKISKEIRLFFVSTINKLQTLFKDYLINATNKLPDLKITLPADSKGNLAVDFMENAIKAIQKEAIKSVVLYEDFKINATKEAIKKH, from the coding sequence TTGTTTGAGATATTTACAGGTAGAGATGTGATTATAGGGCGAACAGAGTTAGGAAATATACCACTGGTTAGTCATCAAAATACAGACAATGGGGTTGTGAAATACATTAAAAAACTTAATGATAGACATATTTTTGATTATCGTTACACCATTTATTTGGCTGATAGAGGAGTATTTTATGCTTCTACACAATTTGAAAATTTTCATATAGGAACTAGAGTTAAGGCACTTGTATTTAAAGATAAAAATAAAATAAGCAAAGAAATAAGATTATTTTTTGTTAGCACAATTAACAAATTGCAAACTTTATTCAAAGATTATCTAATAAATGCTACTAATAAATTGCCGGACTTAAAAATCACTCTACCTGCAGACTCTAAAGGCAATCTTGCTGTTGACTTTATGGAAAATGCAATTAAAGCTATTCAAAAAGAAGCGATAAAAAGCGTAGTTTTGTATGAAGATTTTAAAATCAATGCTACAAAGGAAGCTATAAAAAAGCATTAG
- a CDS encoding GNAT family N-acetyltransferase, with product MQCKNFDKANLDECVSLYIDVFSKELWCEQNCPKKIKEYFLMLLEMNTFLGFMLVKDSQIIGVCVGYIKPYTFDDKVAKEYAIEQFFIAYKYQNKGHGKQFLESIKTQLKTQYTDINAMILNTQRKYPAFRFYKCCGFEALDEYAILACDIKAD from the coding sequence ATGCAGTGCAAAAACTTTGATAAAGCTAACTTAGATGAGTGTGTATCTTTGTATATAGATGTATTTTCAAAAGAGCTATGGTGTGAGCAAAATTGCCCCAAAAAGATAAAAGAATACTTTTTAATGCTTTTAGAGATGAATACATTTTTAGGGTTTATGCTTGTAAAAGATAGTCAGATTATAGGCGTTTGCGTGGGCTATATCAAGCCTTATACATTTGATGATAAAGTCGCTAAAGAATATGCAATTGAGCAGTTTTTTATCGCGTATAAATATCAAAATAAAGGCCATGGCAAGCAGTTTTTAGAATCTATAAAAACGCAGTTAAAGACACAATATACAGATATTAATGCTATGATTTTGAATACACAGCGTAAATATCCGGCATTTAGATTCTATAAATGCTGTGGCTTTGAAGCACTTGATGAATATGCTATTTTGGCGTGTGATATAAAGGCTGATTGA
- a CDS encoding CatA-like O-acetyltransferase, producing the protein MKECHFIPIDLKSYKRAEHFKFFSANPCGFSLSVELEVQNLLNHKQKGYSFSNLILYCISRSVNEIVEFRMDYKDGILGYYEISHPSYTIFHKNSETFSSLWSEYDEDFATFNEKLQSDKTEFGENLSYEAKATNLPNIFFVSSLPWISFKDFNLQIDRSKFYAPIFTLSKIQDSKILLNINVNHAICDGYHVAKFVESLQEAINNFKE; encoded by the coding sequence ATGAAAGAGTGTCATTTTATTCCTATTGATTTAAAATCTTACAAAAGAGCAGAGCATTTTAAGTTTTTTAGTGCAAATCCTTGTGGTTTTTCGCTAAGTGTGGAACTTGAAGTGCAAAATTTGCTGAATCATAAACAAAAGGGATATAGCTTTTCAAATCTTATTCTTTATTGTATTTCTAGGAGTGTGAATGAGATAGTAGAATTTAGAATGGATTATAAAGATGGGATTTTAGGCTATTATGAAATCTCTCACCCAAGCTATACTATTTTTCATAAAAATAGTGAGACTTTTAGCTCTCTTTGGAGTGAATATGATGAGGATTTTGCTACATTTAATGAGAAACTGCAAAGCGATAAAACGGAGTTTGGTGAAAATCTAAGCTATGAGGCAAAGGCGACAAATTTGCCAAATATATTTTTTGTATCTTCGCTTCCCTGGATTAGTTTTAAGGATTTTAATTTGCAAATTGATAGAAGCAAGTTTTATGCGCCAATTTTCACTCTATCAAAAATACAGGATTCTAAAATTTTGCTAAATATTAATGTTAATCACGCAATTTGCGATGGCTATCATGTAGCAAAGTTTGTAGAATCTTTGCAAGAAGCTATTAATAATTTTAAGGAGTAA
- a CDS encoding NAD(P)H-dependent oxidoreductase has product MKNILLLNGSKSFGHSGGKLNDTLHNVAKETLESLGLNVSETRIDKGYDIESEVQKILDSEAIIYQMPGWWMGEPWIVKKYIDEVFSTGAGKLYANDGRSREDVSKKYGSGGLVKDKKYMFSLTWNAPLEAFNEKEQFFEGVGVDGVYLHLHKAHQFLGMKPLPTFICNDVIKNPQVEKYIKDYKVHLINILKI; this is encoded by the coding sequence ATGAAAAATATACTTTTATTAAATGGATCTAAAAGTTTTGGGCACTCTGGTGGTAAGCTAAATGATACTTTACATAATGTGGCAAAAGAGACTTTAGAATCTCTAGGGCTAAATGTGAGTGAAACGCGTATAGATAAAGGCTATGATATAGAATCTGAAGTGCAAAAGATTCTAGATTCTGAAGCTATCATCTATCAAATGCCTGGTTGGTGGATGGGTGAGCCTTGGATTGTCAAAAAATACATTGATGAGGTTTTTAGCACAGGGGCTGGAAAACTCTATGCAAATGATGGTAGAAGTAGGGAAGATGTGAGTAAAAAATATGGCAGTGGTGGGCTTGTGAAGGATAAAAAATATATGTTTTCTCTTACTTGGAATGCACCGCTTGAAGCCTTTAATGAAAAGGAACAATTTTTTGAAGGCGTGGGCGTAGATGGGGTGTATTTGCACTTACACAAAGCACATCAGTTTTTAGGTATGAAACCACTACCTACTTTTATCTGCAATGATGTGATTAAAAATCCACAAGTAGAGAAGTATATAAAGGATTATAAAGTGCATTTAATAAATATTTTAAAGATATAA